Proteins found in one Nitrosopumilus maritimus SCM1 genomic segment:
- a CDS encoding DNA double-strand break repair nuclease NurA, with amino-acid sequence MLSILKGPKFEQIIQKARENWVEFTPVKEEVVTAGIDSSFNNTKFQGIELWATTAVSIKADGEVLVDLHESGLGSDTDLSRIASKMEIDACEKTVDQVDLVLMDGSLHSQFMTRQSALDAQVVRTMKKRDNVIFIAKTSNTKKQFEKLGSLAGDIFYYNHVTNNPGFSKLFVEKKYGSDKVISSTFVRLSDSTPIIKLEFLGEQHGEGDIKSVMNKLYKTSIGGYPYALKLAHNNCKISDKELAKMVSLLGLSNEIGSREVLG; translated from the coding sequence ATGTTGTCTATTCTAAAGGGCCCAAAATTTGAACAAATAATACAAAAAGCAAGAGAAAATTGGGTAGAATTTACGCCTGTAAAAGAAGAAGTCGTTACTGCAGGCATTGATTCAAGTTTTAACAACACAAAATTCCAAGGAATTGAGCTTTGGGCAACTACAGCAGTATCCATCAAGGCAGATGGAGAAGTGTTAGTTGATTTACATGAATCAGGATTAGGCTCAGATACTGATCTTTCACGAATTGCAAGTAAGATGGAAATTGACGCGTGTGAGAAAACAGTGGATCAAGTAGATTTGGTACTGATGGATGGGTCTTTGCATTCTCAGTTTATGACAAGACAATCAGCTTTGGATGCACAGGTAGTCAGAACAATGAAAAAAAGAGACAATGTGATTTTTATTGCAAAAACATCAAACACAAAAAAACAATTTGAGAAATTAGGTTCACTTGCTGGAGATATTTTTTACTATAATCATGTAACAAATAATCCAGGATTTAGTAAATTATTTGTAGAAAAAAAATATGGTTCAGATAAGGTCATTTCATCTACATTTGTAAGATTAAGTGATTCAACTCCAATTATCAAATTAGAATTTCTTGGAGAACAACATGGTGAAGGTGACATAAAGTCAGTCATGAACAAATTATACAAAACAAGTATTGGTGGATATCCATATGCACTAAAGCTTGCACATAATAACTGTAAAATATCTGATAAAGAACTTGCAAAAATGGTTAGTTTGTTAGGTCTAAGTAATGAGATCGGTTCACGTGAGGTATTAGGTTGA